Proteins encoded together in one Papaver somniferum cultivar HN1 unplaced genomic scaffold, ASM357369v1 unplaced-scaffold_119, whole genome shotgun sequence window:
- the LOC113330830 gene encoding uncharacterized protein LOC113330830, translating to MRVIFWNINGVARTAAHSKLRELIRDFHPEVFGLAEPKVACSANFGRRLISEGYSSFIINNSANSGISNLWVCYKDGLHVSVVNSSKQAITIAFDGVYISFFHASYIQTTMRRLWQQLVMQDSITPWLVIGDFNCILRLNEKKGGLEIRSSVIGDFSDWMDDNNLFESDSLGSKFTWCNRQSGTSRIISMLDRAIINAAWLAKFENWRPYRAPFRVQKMWFLHGYFLRMVNESWTLSVHGSPDFIFPYKLKRLKIAMKDWNLRIFGNVNSRLKQDQLRFETAALITDEDPSNIVNLKAMKDAMKTLCDTRLQQLTILKQKSRNKWLVEGSSNSSFFHSSIRIRKSSNTISEHVDLNGTCLTNYEQLRNHVVQFYEDKFNGQDPVIEGDLFDFEHASVSVEESNAMDMIPSPEEIKQAVFDLSADSAPRPDGFSGCFYRHCWDIIHDDLTKAIIHCWKAGSIPNGVNSSFIILLAKILATRLGTVLDKLVSEERAAFMKGRNIHENISLASEMVNELHYKRKDGNIGLKLGISQAFDTSARISVILNGSPEGYFKINRGLRQGDPLSPLIFFLIEDVLSRNITKLFRDKKMTPMVNRGGIYPTHLFFADDIMIFCKGNSKSLHNLVDLLGSYQRASGQTVCRQKSKIYYSGGSSSWCNYIASYLGMSVATFPDRYLGVQIMPGIVRYRHTSNVVEKIKNQLAGWRGRLLSFHDRIVLVKSVIASYYIHNMAIYKWPRKFILQCERVIRNFIWSNDSNINRVVVVDFDKICCPFEEGGLGLTRMATMNKDLIMKLWWKIRNSTKKWALFLKAKLFDRKGYIKHSGVKSSILPGLRSVYNCVEKNTKVSIGDARVSDILKDGLWDIPEIHLQYLIAAGLELNRMPIPMGGADVRVWMPELKGEFSVKSATELLRQKYSRLEGTQLLWRKEVHPVLAAQNWKFLCGVCATYDLIKRRFKISLANKCCLCDVQEETLTHVLYECCFATRAWNWLADVFKLQPNANLIVSFKATKGRSHIVRDLWLIANLVLRSELWQLRNKAVFEHKKPNWSIFHKRVLKLIQDYSIRLKGHMNNSDDDVVLLNYFRVQHRSVKLHHPVACFWLPPKTNELQICCDGAARGNPGVAGAGVVARDEHCSVLGAMSIDLGVTTNYLAELYVIIVGLEWAMQWGFSCICIRSDSMGVVEAFKNDSIPC from the exons ATGCGGGTTATTTTTTGGAATATCAATGGTGTTGCGCGTACAGCAGCACATTCTAAGCTTAGGGAGCTGATTAGAGATTTCCATCCTGAAGTTTTTGGTCTTGCTGAACCAAAAGTGGCGTGCTCAGCAAATTTTGGGAGGAGGCTAATTTCTGAAGGTTATTCTTCATTTATTATTAATAATTCTGCTAATTCTGGTATTTCAAATCTTTGGGTTTGTTATAAGGATGGGCTTCATGTTTCTGTAGTTAATTCTAGTAAACAAGCTATTACAATTGCGTTTGATGGTGTGTATATCTCTTTTTTCCATGCTAGCTACATTCAAACTACTATGCGCAGGCTTTGGCAGCAACTAGTTATGCAAGATTCAATTACACCTTGGCTGGTCATAggtgattttaattgtattttgcGTTTGAATGAGAAGAAAGGTGGCTTGGAAATAAGATCGTCTGTCATTGGTGATTTCAGTGATTGGATGGATGACAATAATCTTTTTGAATCGGATTCCTTGGGCAGCAAATTCACTTGGTGTAATAGGCAATCTGGTACTAGTCGTATTATTAGTATGTTGGATCGTGCAATTATTAATGCGGCTTGGCTTGCTaaatttgagaattggcg GCCTTATAGAGCTCCTTTTCGTgttcaaaagatgtggtttttacatGGGTATTTTCTTCGGATGGTCAATGAGAGTTGGACTTTGTCTGTTCATGGTTCTCCTGATTTTATTTTCCCTTATAAATTGAAGCGGCTGAAGATTGCAATGAAGGATTGGAATCTGAGGATTTTTGGTAATGTGAATTCTCGTTTGAAGCAAGACCAACTTCGTTTTGAGACAGCAGCCCTTATTACAGATGAGGATCCTAGTAATATTGTTAATCTAAAAGCAATGAAGGATGCTATGAAAACTTTATGTGATACTCGTTTGCAACAGTTAACTATACTCAAGCAAAAGTCTAGGAACAAATGGTTGGTGGAGGGTTCAAGTAATTCCAGTTTCTTTCATAGTAGTATTAGAATTAGAAAAAGTTCTAATACTATTTCGGAACATGTTGATTTGAATGGGACTTGTTTGACAAATTATGAGCAGCTTCGTAATCATGTAGTTCAGTTCTATGAGGATAAGTTCAATGGCCAAGATCCGGTGATAGAAGGTGATTTATTTGATTTTGAGCATGCTTCAGTTTCTGTTGAGGAGAGCAACGCCATGGATATGATTCCTTCCCCGGAAGAAATTAAGCAAGCTGTTTTTGATCTGAGTGCGGATAGTGCCCCAAGGccggatggtttctctggttgtttctatcGTCATTGTTGGGATATTATTCATGATGATTTAACCAAGGCCATTATTCATTGTTGGAAAGCGGGTAGTATTCCAAATGGTGTTAATTCATCTTTTATCATCTTGCTGGCTAAG ATCCTAGCTACTAGACTTGGTACAGTTTTGGATAAGCTTGTGTCTGAAGAACGGGCAGCCTTCATGAAAgggagaaatattcatgagaatattagCTTGGCGTCGGAGATGGTTAATGAGTTGCATTATAAACGCAAGGATGGCAACATTGGCCTTAAACTTGGtatttctcaagcttttgacacg TCTGCTAGAATTTCTGTCATTTTGAATGGTAGTCCGGAAGGTTACTTCAAAATTAACAGAGGTTTGCGTCAAGGTGATCCCCTCTCccctttgatttttttcttgattgaggatgttcttagcAGAAATATTACGAAGCTTTTTCGTGATAAAAAGATGACGCCCATGGTAAATAGAGGTGGTATTTATCCTACTcaccttttctttgctgatgacataatgattttttgtaaaggtaaTTCCAAAAGTCTTCATAATCTTGTAGACTTGTTGGGAAGTTATCAGCGTGCTTCAGGTCAGActgtttgtcgtcaaaagagtaagatTTATTATAGTGGTGGTTCTTCGAGTTGGTGTAATTATATTGCATCTTATTTGGGGATGAGTGTAGCTACTTTTCCGGATCGCtatttgggagttcaaattatgcCAGGTATTGTTCGATATCGCCATACTAGCAATGTTGTTGAAAAGATTAAAAATCAGCTTGCTGGTTGGAGAGGGAGGTTATTATCTTTTCATGATCGCATTGTTCTTGTTAAATCAGTTATTGCCAGTTATTACATTCATAATATGGCTATTTATAAGTGGCCTCGTAAGTTTATTCTTCAATGTGAGAGGGTTATCCGTAACTTTATTTGGTCTAATGATTCGAACATTAATCGTGTAGTGGTAGTGGATTTTGATAAAATCTGTTGCCCTTTTGAGGAGGGGGGTCTCGGACTAACTCGTATGGCCACTATGAACAAAGATCTTATTATGAAACTTTGGTGGAAGATTCGTAATTCTACAAAGAAGTGGGCTCTTTTCCTGAAGGCAAAATTATTTGATCGTAAGGGTTATATTAAGCATTCGGGGGTTAAATCTTCTATTTTGCCTGGTTTAAGGAGTGTGTATAATTGTGTGGAAAAGAATACTAAGGTCTCAATTGGTGATG CTAGAGTAAGTGATATTTTAAAGGATGGCCTTTGGGATATTCCTGAAATTCACTTGCAATACTTGATTGCTGCTGGTCTAGAGTTGAATAGGATGCCAATTCCTATGGGTGGAGCTGATGTTAGGGTATGGATGCCGGAGTTGAAGGGTGAGTTCAGTGTTAAGTCTGCAACTGAGTTGCTTCGGCAGAAGTATTCTCGGTTAGAAGGTACGCAGCTTCTGTGGAGAAAAGAAGTTCATCCTGTTCTTGCTGCTCAGAACTGGAAATTCTTATGTGGAGTTTGTGCTACGTATGACCTTATCAAGCGCAGGTTCAAAATCTCTCTTGCTAACAAATGCTGCCTGTGTGATGTTCAAGAGGAAACTCTTACTCATGTGTTATATGAGTGTTGCTTTGCTACAAGAGCCTGGAATTGGCTAGCTGATGTGTTCAAGTTACAACCTAATGCTAACCTTATTGTTTCTTTTAAAGCAACAAAAGGAAGGAGTCATATTGTCCGTGATCTGTGGCTTATTGCCAACCTTGTTCTTAGGTCGGAGCTATGGCAGTTGCGGAACAAGGCTGTTTTCGAGCATAAAAAGCCTAATTGGAGTATCTTTCATAAGCGCGTTCTGAAGTTGATACAAGATTATTCAATTCGGCTCAAGGGTCATATGAACAAtagtgatgatgatgttgttcttctgaactaTTTTAGAGTTCAGCACCGTAGTGTGAAGTTGCATCATCCTGTGGCTTGTTTTTGGTTACCGCCTAAGACTAATGAATTAcaaatttgttgtgatggagcggcGAGAGGTAACCCAGGCGTTGCGGGTGCAGGTGTAGTAGCTAGGGATGAGCATTGTTCAGTTCTTGGTGCTATGAGTATTGATCTAGGAGTCACGACGAATTATTTAGCAGAATTGTACGTcattattgttggtttggagtgggctatgcAATGGGGTTTTTCTTGTATTTGTATACGGTCTGATTCTATGGGAGTTGTTGAAGCTTTCAAGAATGACTCAATTCCTTG ctga
- the LOC113330831 gene encoding uncharacterized protein LOC113330831 → MEWFPSFDADKQRSSRSTAWVKFPGLPMEFWIEKTLLAMGKTLGFPIVVDKRTLAHEYGHFASVLIDIDFAELKYDDINVTVGEREFCQPFEILKRPKFCSKCSIIGHSDGECRKKTRGEDVKAPQVDADSQQAIVLVNKQQHHENNAGTSNNVADNVFCISDTVELEQQLQDSLAQSEAVLRMASAEVEKHKQAILTHSVLDSRGNVELARTKLPPPARIDITSSSTPLCNALEETSEFVSNNKFNILSDKAGNDVLVFSKLGELTKQAKRQQVIDMQNKLNALTDQDQDSLSDSDETLGIRTRKESVPKSSSNSVKQLKLNNKLQPRV, encoded by the exons atggaatggtttcCTAGTTTTGATGCTGACAAACAAAGATCTTCACGTTCCACAGCTTGGGTCAAGTTTCCTGGGCTTCCAATGGAATTCTGGATTGAAAAAACGTTACTTGCAATGGGGAAAACTCTAGGATTtcctattgtggttgataaaaGAACGTTGGCACATGAGTATGGTCACTTTGCTTCGGTCctcattgatattgattttgctgagctcaaatatgatgatattaatgtcACTGTGGGAGAACGTGAGTTTTGTCAACCTTTTGAGATCCTTAAAAGACCTAAATTCTGTTCTAAGTGCAGCATTATTGGGCATTCAGATGGGGAATGTAGAAAGAAAACAAGAGGTGAAGATGTCAAAGCTCCGCAAGTGGATGCTGATTCACAACAGGCTATTGTGTTAGTTAACAAGCAACAGCATCATGAGAACAATGCTG GTACTTCAAATAATGTGGCTGATAATGTTTTTTGCATCAGTGACACTGTTGAGTTGGAACAACAGTTGCAGGATAGTTTAGCTCAATCTGAAGCTGTTTTGCGTATGGCATCTGCTGAGGTTGAAAAACACAAGCAAGCCATTCTTACGCATTCAGTATTAGATA GCAGGGGGAatgttgaattggcaagaactaaactTCCTCCTCCTGCTAGGATTGATATTACATCCTCGTCCACACCTTTGTGTAATGCGCTTGAAGAAACTTCAGAATTTGTCTCTAACAACAAGTTTAACATCCTAAGTGACAAGGCTGGAAATGATGTTTTGGTTTTCAGTAAACTTGGTGAGCTTACAAAACAAGCTAAGAGGCAGCAGGTTATAGATATGCAAAACAAATTGAATGCGTTAACTGATCAGGATCAGGATTCCTTGTCAGACTCGGATGAGACATTGGGTATTCGTACTCGTAAGGAATCAGTTCCTAAATCCTCCTCAAACTCGGTTAAGCAACTGAAGCTAAATAATAAACTCCAACCCAGAGTTTAA
- the LOC113330832 gene encoding uncharacterized protein LOC113330832 — MSCNSEPRTYPCTICGDQSHIGPHCPLFYPNETTRDQVRVLHGGMNSKYESRPKLDPYSNTYNPGWKHNPNFLWSKGAHQGSPSSNPPPGHRFDEIQRNQQNSDRAIVNIETQISQLSNRLSDRENGRFPIQPTLNPKGVNRVNGSGSSNHNEHVKSVVTLRSGKTLENSVEPPKDKSPAEKETEVDQTSSKDPNEPKSAKSPSEENIPERVYVPPAPFPQRLAKKKPSTYAEILDIFKQVKINLPLLDAIKHVPTMAKFLKEMCIVKRDASVHKKTFLTQQVSSIISQKYPVKFKDPGCPTVTCVIGKQTIDNALLDLGASVNLLPFSVYEQLGLGEVKPTRITLQLADRSVKIPRGIIEDVLVQVENFIYPVDFVILDTQPVSSQDINIPIILGRPFLSTANAVIHCQTGLVKFSFGNEKISVNVLRALQAHRTLNTMSLYA; from the exons ATGAGTTGTAATAGTGAGCCCAGAACCTATCCATGTACCATTTGTGGTGATCAAAGTCATATTGGACCTCACTGTCCTTTGTTTTACCCTAATGAAACTACTCGTGACCAGGTTAGGGTCCTACATGGTGGTATGAACTCTAAATATGAGAGTCGACCCAAGTTAGATCCCTATTCTAatacctataaccctggttggaaacATAATCCTAATTTTTTGTGGTCCAAAGGTGCCCATCAGGGCAGCCCATCTAGCAACCCACCACCAG GTCATAGGTTCGATGAAATTCAACGTAACCAACAAAACAGTGACCGAGCTATTGTCAACATAGAGACTCAAATAAGTCAACTGTCAAACAGGTTAAGTGATAGGGAGAATGGGAGATTTCCTATCCAACCGACTCTGAATCCCAAAGGAGTTAACCGGGTTAATGGGTCAGGTAGTTCTAACCACAACGAACATGTCAAATCAGTTgtcacccttaggagtggtaaaacattAGAGAACTCGGTAGAACCACCTAAGGACAAGAGTCCAGCTGAAAAAGAGACTGAAGTTGATCAAACTTCGTCTAAAGACCCTAATGAACCCAAGAGTGCTAAGAGTCCAAGTGAGGAAAATATCCCTGAGAGAGTATACGTACCACCTGCACCATTTCCTCAGAGACTCGCTAAGAAAAAGCCTAGTACATATGCTGAAATCCTAGACATCTTTAAGCAAGTTAAGATCAACCTTCCCTTGTTAGATGCAATAAAACATGTACCGACTATGGCCAAATTCCTAAAAGAGATGTGTATTGTCAAGAGAGACGCGAGTGTCCATAAAAAAACATTTTTGACCCAACAAGTTAGTTCCATAATCTCACAAAAGTACCCAGTCAAATTTAAAGATCCTGGTTGTCCTACTGTCACATGTGTCATAGGTAAACAAACGATAGACAATGCTCTATTAGATCTCGGGGCTAGTGTGAATTTGTTACCGTTCTCGGTATATGAACAACTTGGACTAGGTGAGGTGAAACCAACTAGGATAACACTACAGTTAGCCGATAGGTCAGTCAAAATCCCACGTGGAATTATTGAAGACGTTTTGGTTCAGGTAGAAAACTTTATCTATCCAGTTGACTTTGTGattttagacactcaacctgtctcTAGTCAAGATATTAATATCCCAATCATCCTAGGTCGTCCGTTTCTATCCACTGCAAATGCAGTCATACATTGTCAAACTGGCCTAGTAAAATTTTCCTTTGGGAATGAGAAAATCTCGGTGAACGTTTTGAGGGCGTTACAAGCCCACCGGACCCTGAACACTATGAGTCTATATGCATGA